A single window of Cydia splendana chromosome 13, ilCydSple1.2, whole genome shotgun sequence DNA harbors:
- the LOC134796039 gene encoding gustatory and odorant receptor 22-like — MIPDHYFDEGLNGTLYPHDMKQFNTGKVVYEKTQADYEQEQRDMLSSQDGDTCETHDQFYRDHKLLLVLFRALAVMPITRSRPGTVTFSWKSRATMYAISFYIVATVVVLMVGYERVMILRSIKKFDEYIYAILFVAFLVPHFWIPFVGWGVAHQVAIYKTSWGKFQVRYYRVTGENLQFPNLKTQIAIISVGCLFLAICFLLSLCALMDGFLLRHTTAYYHIITMINMNCALWYINCKGIKIASQSLSECFRRDVNVNTSAKLISRYRFLWLNLSELLQSLGNAYARTYSTYCLFMFFNIICAVYGALSEIVDHGFGFSFKEMGLFVDAAYCSTLLFIFVDCSHNTTLKVAAGVQETLLAIDVLAIDRPAQKEIDHFIQAIEMNPAVVSLKGYAHVNRELLTSTISMIAIYLIVLLQFKISLPKTDS, encoded by the exons ATGATTCCTGACCATTATTTCGACGAAGGCCTGAACGGCACCCTGTACCCGCACGATATGAAGCAATTTAATACCGGTAAGGTGGTATATGAGAAGACGCAGGCTGATTAC GAGCAAGAACAGCGAGACATGCTCTCGTCACAAGATGGCGACACTTGCGAGACCCACGACCAGTTCTATCGCGACCACAAGCTGCTGCTAGTGCTGTTTCGAGCTCTAGCCGTAATGCCTATCACCAGGTCACGCCCAG GCACAGTCACATTCAGCTGGAAATCCCGCGCCACCATGTACGCCATCTCGTTCTACATAGTAGCCACCGTGGTGGTCCTCATGGTGGGCTACGAGCGCGTCATGATCCTCCGCTCCATCAAGAAGTTCGACGAGTACATCTACGCCATCCTGTTTGTGGCGTTCCTCGTGCCGCACTTCTGGATACCCTTCGTGGGGTGGGGCGTGGCGCATCAGGTCGCCATTTATAAGACTAGCTGGGGGAAGTTTCAA GTTCGATACTACCGGGTGACTGGCGAAAACCTGCAATTCCCAAACCTGAAGACCCAGATCGCCATCATAAGCGTAGGATGCCTTTTCCTGGCCATATGCTTCCTCCTCAGCCTCTGCGCCCTCATGGACGGCTTCCTCCTCCGCCACACAACCGCCTACTACCACATCATCACCATGATCAACATGAATTGCGCCCTCTGGTACATTAACTGCAAGGGCATCAAGATAGCCTCGCAAAGCCTATCGGAATGTTTTCGCAGG GACGTAAACGTGAATACCTCGGCGAAGCTGATATCGCGGTACCGCTTCTTGTGGCTGAACCTGTCtgagctgctgcagtcgctcGGCAACGCCTACGCGCGGACTTACTCCACCTACTGCTTATTCAT GTTCTTCAACATTATCTGCGCGGTGTACGGCGCGCTGTCTGAGATCGTGGACCACGGATTTGGATTCAGCTTCAAGGAGATGGGACTTTTCGTCGATGCCGCTTACTGTTCCACTTTACTGTTTATCTTCGTTGACTGCTCCCACAATACCACGCTCAAG GTGGCGGCTGGAGTTCAAGAGACCTTGCTGGCTATTGACGTGTTGGCTATCGACAGGCCTGCTCAAAAAGAG ATCGACCACTTCATCCAAGCCATCGAGATGAATCCCGCTGTTGTGAGCCTTAAAGGCTACGCGCATGTCAACAGAGAGCTGCTTACTTCG ACAATAAGCATGAtagctatttatttaatcgtgcTGCTGCAATTCAAGATATCGCTACCAAAAACTGACTCTTAA